A genomic segment from Stappia indica encodes:
- the glcF gene encoding glycolate oxidase subunit GlcF: MQTSFSIHQLADPHMAESEKILRKCVHCGFCTATCPTFALLGDELDSPRGRIYLIKEMLENDRPADARTVRHIDRCLSCLSCMTTCPSGVHYMHLVDHARAHIEKTYRRPLGNRMVRSLLAFVLPHPGRFRLSLAAAFYARPFAGLLRAMGGPFKSLGAMLSLAPLKAPSPSSLKPGSAYPALAAAARKGRVALLTGCAQPVLAPEINEATVRLLNRAGVEVVLPKGEGCCGALVHHMGREDAALTDARRNVDAWTREIEGEGLDAILITASGCGTTIKDYGFMLKDDPAYAEKAARVSALAKDVTEYLTGLDLGAPVRATGLTVAYHSACSMQHGQKITRQPKQLLTAAGFAVRDVPEGHLCCGSAGTYNILQPDIARRLRDRKVANIEKTAPDLVATGNVGCITQIGSGTQLPVMHTVLLLDWAYGGPEPALLAERGLAATA; the protein is encoded by the coding sequence ATGCAGACCAGTTTCTCCATCCATCAGCTTGCCGACCCGCATATGGCGGAGTCGGAGAAGATCCTGCGCAAGTGCGTCCATTGCGGCTTCTGCACGGCCACCTGCCCGACCTTCGCCCTGCTCGGCGACGAACTCGACAGCCCGCGCGGCCGCATCTACCTGATCAAGGAGATGCTGGAGAACGACCGGCCGGCCGATGCGCGCACCGTGCGCCATATCGACCGCTGCCTCTCCTGCCTCTCCTGCATGACGACCTGCCCCTCGGGCGTGCACTACATGCACCTCGTCGACCATGCCCGCGCCCATATCGAGAAGACCTATCGCCGCCCGCTCGGCAACCGGATGGTGCGTTCGCTGCTGGCCTTCGTGCTGCCGCATCCCGGCCGTTTCCGCCTGTCGCTGGCCGCCGCCTTCTACGCCCGGCCCTTCGCCGGCCTGCTGCGTGCGATGGGAGGCCCGTTCAAGTCGCTCGGCGCCATGCTTTCGCTGGCGCCGCTCAAGGCGCCGTCGCCCTCCTCGCTGAAGCCGGGCAGCGCCTATCCGGCCCTTGCTGCTGCCGCGCGCAAGGGCCGCGTCGCGCTTCTGACCGGCTGCGCCCAGCCGGTGCTGGCGCCGGAGATCAACGAGGCGACCGTCCGCCTGCTCAACCGCGCCGGTGTCGAGGTGGTGCTGCCGAAGGGCGAGGGCTGCTGCGGCGCGCTCGTCCATCACATGGGCCGCGAGGACGCGGCGCTCACCGATGCCCGCCGCAATGTCGACGCCTGGACGCGCGAGATCGAGGGCGAGGGGCTCGATGCCATCCTGATCACTGCGTCCGGCTGCGGCACGACGATCAAGGATTACGGCTTCATGCTGAAGGACGATCCCGCCTATGCGGAAAAGGCCGCCAGGGTCTCCGCGCTGGCGAAGGACGTCACCGAGTACCTGACCGGCCTCGACCTCGGCGCGCCGGTGCGCGCCACCGGTCTGACGGTCGCCTACCACTCGGCCTGCTCCATGCAGCACGGGCAGAAGATCACCCGCCAGCCGAAGCAGTTGCTCACCGCCGCCGGCTTTGCCGTGCGCGACGTGCCGGAGGGGCATCTGTGCTGCGGCTCGGCCGGCACCTACAACATCCTGCAGCCGGACATCGCCCGGCGCCTGCGCGACCGCAAGGTCGCCAATATCGAGAAGACTGCGCCCGATCTCGTTGCCACCGGCAATGTCGGCTGCATCACCCAGATCGGCAGCGGGACGCAGCTTCCGGTGATGCACACGGTGCTGCTGCTCGACTGGGCCTATGGCGGCCCCGAGCCGGCGCTCCTCGCCGAACGGGGTCTTGCCGCCACGGCCTGA
- a CDS encoding L,D-transpeptidase codes for MQRTGFLLAAAMLAGAMALSPAKADYRSGAGAPPLLLSPDLTEPWVLQLQPHRRQMRAQVTTRPVMRQPQRMERVRHMGVAPGAAAPQRQVQRQVDPRFLPTTVAYDGRHKPGDIVIDTEARYLYLIEKGGFARRYGVGVGRPGFEWAGTHKVTRKAEWPDWRPPAEMRKRQPGLPVHMAGGPKNPLGARALYLGSTLYRIHGSNEPWTIGRAVSSGCIRMRNEDVIELYNRVPVGAKVHVL; via the coding sequence ATGCAGCGAACAGGATTTCTACTTGCCGCGGCGATGCTGGCCGGCGCGATGGCGCTGTCCCCTGCCAAGGCCGACTATCGCAGCGGCGCCGGCGCGCCGCCGCTTCTCCTCAGCCCCGACCTGACCGAGCCCTGGGTGCTGCAGCTGCAGCCCCATCGCCGGCAGATGCGGGCGCAGGTGACCACCCGCCCGGTGATGCGCCAGCCGCAGCGCATGGAGCGGGTGCGCCACATGGGCGTCGCCCCCGGCGCGGCCGCGCCGCAACGCCAGGTGCAGCGCCAGGTCGACCCGCGCTTCCTGCCGACCACCGTCGCCTATGACGGCAGGCACAAGCCCGGCGACATCGTGATCGATACCGAGGCGCGCTATCTCTACCTCATCGAGAAGGGCGGCTTTGCCCGCCGCTATGGCGTCGGCGTCGGCCGTCCCGGCTTCGAATGGGCCGGCACGCACAAGGTGACGCGCAAGGCCGAGTGGCCGGACTGGCGCCCGCCGGCGGAAATGCGCAAGCGCCAGCCGGGCCTGCCGGTGCACATGGCCGGCGGTCCGAAGAACCCGCTGGGCGCGCGCGCGCTCTATCTCGGCTCGACGCTCTACCGCATCCACGGCTCGAACGAGCCCTGGACCATCGGCCGGGCGGTCTCCTCGGGCTGCATCCGCATGCGCAACGAGGACGTGATCGAGCTCTACAACCGGGTGCCGGTCGGCGCCAAGGTGCACGTTCTCTAA
- a CDS encoding DUF2927 domain-containing protein, which produces MRRPLSRLILLLCLALPAFSGSTASSSAAPHTFSTEELIDGFIKTVFGLEYRSWSWQPYLVKKYAGPVRFYVHNMAAKNRKPMVYRFIEQMGSGIRGLSTIVVPTPAEANFHVYVVDRSQYRDVVRRHIYKDPTADVPGRCLVRVVSDRRGISQSAAVIVSDEGDFLFRRCLVEELLQGLGPMNDDTSLSHSVFNDRSRHSRFTTFDRLLLNMLYHPSIKPGMSLEQVQPLLPAIVRQVRPLVN; this is translated from the coding sequence TTGCGCCGACCGCTGTCGAGACTGATCCTGCTGCTCTGCCTTGCCCTTCCGGCATTTTCCGGCAGCACGGCATCGTCGTCGGCCGCGCCGCACACCTTCTCCACCGAGGAACTGATCGACGGCTTCATCAAGACGGTCTTCGGTCTGGAATACCGCTCGTGGAGCTGGCAGCCCTATCTCGTCAAGAAATATGCCGGGCCGGTGCGCTTCTACGTGCACAACATGGCGGCCAAGAACCGCAAGCCGATGGTCTACCGCTTCATCGAGCAGATGGGCTCAGGCATCCGCGGCCTGTCGACGATCGTCGTGCCGACGCCGGCGGAAGCGAATTTCCACGTCTATGTGGTCGACCGGAGCCAGTATCGCGACGTGGTCCGCCGGCACATCTACAAGGACCCGACCGCCGACGTGCCGGGCCGCTGCCTGGTGCGGGTCGTCTCCGACCGGCGCGGCATCTCGCAATCGGCGGCGGTGATCGTCTCCGACGAGGGCGACTTCCTGTTCCGCCGCTGCCTGGTGGAGGAACTGCTGCAGGGCCTGGGGCCGATGAACGACGACACCTCGCTGTCGCATTCGGTGTTCAACGACCGCTCGCGCCACAGCCGCTTCACCACGTTCGACCGGCTGCTGCTCAACATGCTCTACCATCCCAGCATCAAGCCGGGCATGAGCCTGGAGCAGGTCCAGCCCCTGCTGCCGGCGATCGTGCGCCAGGTGCGCCCGCTGGTGAACTGA
- a CDS encoding protein phosphatase CheZ — protein MAEISAIKAMIRPAEEVGDQFMEKFKQELGEAFKLKAELDSIYEAIAKTKHEIATLHHTTGQDSHEMSRVTNELDAVVSGTEGATEGILSAAEFIDETANTLAARLRGQDADLAHDIQEKVVQIFESCNFQDLTGQRITKVINTLRFIEDRIIRMMEIWGGIESFKAISPEEQPTREGDAALLNGPALETDEGLASQDDIDALFA, from the coding sequence ATGGCCGAGATTTCCGCGATCAAGGCGATGATTCGCCCGGCCGAAGAGGTCGGCGACCAGTTCATGGAGAAGTTCAAGCAGGAGCTGGGCGAGGCGTTCAAGCTCAAGGCCGAGCTCGATTCGATCTACGAGGCGATCGCCAAGACCAAGCACGAGATCGCCACCCTGCACCACACGACCGGGCAGGACAGCCACGAGATGAGCCGGGTCACCAACGAGCTCGACGCGGTGGTCAGCGGCACGGAAGGGGCGACCGAGGGCATCCTGTCGGCGGCCGAGTTCATCGACGAGACCGCCAACACGCTGGCAGCCCGCCTGCGCGGCCAGGACGCGGATCTCGCCCACGACATCCAGGAGAAGGTCGTCCAGATCTTCGAATCCTGCAACTTCCAGGACCTCACCGGCCAGCGCATCACCAAGGTCATCAACACGCTGCGCTTCATCGAGGATCGGATCATCCGCATGATGGAGATCTGGGGCGGCATCGAGAGCTTCAAGGCGATCTCGCCGGAAGAGCAGCCGACCCGCGAGGGCGACGCGGCCCTGCTCAACGGCCCGGCTCTGGAAACCGACGAAGGCCTCGCCAGCCAGGACGACATCGACGCGCTCTTCGCCTGA
- a CDS encoding DNA-3-methyladenine glycosylase I, which produces MGEAVDGMGGGTEAQDDLPPGLLRGEDGRHRCWWHGNKPDYLVYHDHEWGRPVTDDRRLFEKICLEGFQSGLSWLTILRKRESFRAGFAGFDFEAVARFGDADVERLLQDAGIVRHRGKIVSTINNARRACDLAAERGSLAAYFWSFEPGPQDRPDYCDHASVSVLAQTPASRALSKDLKKRGWSFVGPTTVYAFMQAMGLVNDHLEGCCVREDAERARRALVRPT; this is translated from the coding sequence ATGGGCGAGGCGGTGGACGGCATGGGCGGCGGGACCGAAGCGCAGGACGACCTGCCGCCGGGCCTGCTGCGCGGCGAGGACGGCCGGCACCGCTGCTGGTGGCACGGCAACAAGCCCGACTATCTCGTCTATCACGATCATGAATGGGGCCGCCCGGTCACCGACGACCGGCGCCTGTTCGAGAAGATCTGCCTGGAGGGTTTCCAGTCGGGCCTCTCCTGGCTGACGATCCTGCGCAAGCGCGAGAGCTTCCGCGCGGGGTTTGCCGGCTTCGACTTCGAGGCGGTGGCGCGTTTCGGCGATGCCGATGTCGAGCGGCTGCTGCAGGACGCCGGTATCGTCCGCCATCGCGGCAAGATCGTCTCGACCATCAACAATGCCCGCCGCGCCTGCGACCTTGCGGCCGAGCGCGGCTCGCTCGCCGCCTATTTCTGGAGCTTCGAGCCCGGCCCGCAGGACCGGCCGGACTATTGCGACCACGCGTCGGTGTCGGTTCTTGCCCAGACGCCGGCCTCCCGCGCCCTGTCGAAGGACCTGAAGAAGCGCGGCTGGAGCTTCGTCGGCCCCACCACCGTCTATGCCTTCATGCAGGCCATGGGGCTGGTCAACGACCATCTCGAGGGCTGCTGCGTGCGCGAGGACGCGGAGCGCGCGCGCCGCGCGCTGGTCCGCCCGACGTAG
- the dctP gene encoding TRAP transporter substrate-binding protein DctP encodes MTFARYAIGLAAGLAMTASAAFADTTTLRITLQLPLKSHLGENVSLFKQKVEEISGGDVKVEIYDSAQLYKDNEVPQAVGSGAIEMGVASLTRYVGDVPAVDVFYMPFLLNSEELVRKAVAQGSPVRGPLDEAILGTGSRVLWWQAYGGSVLLSKGEPIRTPADLKGKKVRVFGKTLGEWIKAAGGAPTMVSGSEQYIAYQRGTVDVGMTGVSAVDSRRLWEVMDTITVTNNADIEFIVVVNEQFWQGLPEQHRAWINEAALFAEKDVRDRMSGIEAASYQAGRDNGMTVYELSDEEVAAWEAAAQPVYDQFLADAGELGAKVLEAARALKN; translated from the coding sequence ATGACATTCGCGCGCTATGCCATCGGCCTTGCCGCCGGCCTTGCGATGACCGCATCCGCGGCCTTCGCCGACACCACCACCTTGCGCATCACGCTGCAGCTGCCGCTCAAGAGCCATCTCGGCGAGAACGTCAGCCTGTTCAAGCAGAAGGTCGAGGAGATCTCCGGCGGCGACGTCAAGGTCGAGATCTACGACTCGGCCCAGCTCTACAAGGACAACGAAGTGCCGCAGGCGGTGGGCTCCGGCGCCATCGAGATGGGCGTCGCCTCGCTGACCCGCTATGTCGGCGACGTGCCGGCGGTCGACGTCTTCTACATGCCGTTCCTGCTCAACAGCGAGGAGTTGGTGCGCAAGGCCGTCGCCCAGGGCAGCCCGGTTCGCGGTCCGCTCGACGAGGCGATTCTCGGCACCGGTTCGCGCGTCCTGTGGTGGCAGGCCTATGGCGGCTCCGTGCTGCTGTCGAAGGGCGAGCCGATCCGCACCCCGGCCGACCTGAAGGGCAAGAAGGTCCGCGTGTTCGGCAAGACGCTCGGCGAGTGGATCAAGGCCGCCGGCGGCGCGCCGACCATGGTCTCCGGCTCGGAGCAGTACATCGCCTACCAGCGCGGCACCGTCGATGTCGGCATGACCGGCGTCTCGGCCGTCGACAGCCGCCGCCTGTGGGAGGTCATGGACACCATTACCGTGACCAACAACGCCGACATCGAGTTCATCGTCGTGGTCAACGAGCAGTTCTGGCAGGGCCTGCCGGAGCAGCACCGCGCCTGGATCAACGAGGCGGCCCTGTTCGCCGAGAAGGACGTGCGCGACCGCATGTCCGGCATCGAAGCCGCCTCCTACCAGGCCGGCCGCGACAACGGCATGACCGTCTACGAGCTCAGCGACGAGGAAGTGGCCGCCTGGGAAGCTGCCGCGCAGCCGGTCTACGACCAGTTCCTCGCCGACGCGGGCGAACTCGGCGCCAAGGTCCTCGAGGCCGCCCGCGCCCTCAAGAACTGA
- a CDS encoding TRAP transporter small permease yields MLRVIDAVSRTVGTVAGWAYFATALMLGYEVVMRYVFIAPTIWAEELARMLLVWATFGGAAILLHRRQHITITLLTDHLSPRVRQVQEVFVLLFIVALAALIVHDGTGIAYDSFHRGRTTGSMLDLPAWWSQASLPVCFALLGLQALAEALRVAIGGTDNLPRGSVEH; encoded by the coding sequence ATGTTGCGTGTGATCGACGCCGTTTCCCGAACTGTCGGGACGGTGGCGGGCTGGGCCTATTTCGCCACCGCCCTGATGCTCGGCTACGAGGTGGTGATGCGTTATGTCTTCATCGCCCCGACGATCTGGGCCGAGGAACTGGCGCGCATGCTGCTCGTCTGGGCCACCTTCGGCGGCGCGGCGATCCTGCTGCACCGGCGCCAGCACATCACCATCACCCTCTTGACCGACCACCTGTCGCCGCGCGTGCGGCAGGTACAGGAAGTGTTCGTCCTGCTGTTCATCGTCGCGCTCGCCGCGCTCATCGTCCATGACGGCACCGGCATCGCCTACGATTCCTTCCATCGCGGCCGCACCACCGGCTCCATGCTCGACCTGCCGGCCTGGTGGTCGCAGGCCTCCCTGCCGGTCTGCTTCGCATTGCTCGGCCTGCAGGCGCTCGCAGAGGCGCTGCGCGTCGCCATCGGCGGGACCGACAATCTTCCCCGCGGTTCGGTGGAGCACTAG
- a CDS encoding TRAP transporter large permease codes for MTTIIILLALFALLLVGVPVAFTLTGLGFGLLYFGGFSPLMVPQGLLSAADSFVLIAVPLFLLMSNVLLKGGVGRDLFAAVQAWVGHWPGGLAIATILSCGIFAAISGSSVATAATIGTVAIPEMTSRGYPRRFVLGLLAAGGTLGILIPPSIPMIVYGVITEESIIALFLAGVGPGLLLMVLFIAWSVLYASFAADYQPSPRATWDERRRTAIRAFPTVLLAAFVISGIYMGIFTPTEAAAIGFLGSLIVVGPVLRTLDWPKFRDAVAEAMTTTVAILLIVAGAKVFGKAITLYRIPQDISLFLSEHISTAGMFVLVVALVLLVMGLFLESLSMILIMVPVLSGALMALGIDPIWFGVFFVIMIECALITPPVGLNLYVIQAVGKASMGEVATGVLPFLVIMLASAAIIFWWPAVALYIPFRL; via the coding sequence ATGACCACCATCATCATTCTCCTGGCGCTTTTCGCCCTGCTGCTGGTCGGTGTGCCGGTCGCCTTTACCCTGACCGGTCTCGGCTTCGGCCTGCTCTATTTCGGCGGCTTCTCGCCGTTGATGGTGCCGCAGGGCCTGCTGTCTGCCGCCGACAGCTTCGTGCTGATCGCCGTGCCGCTGTTCCTCTTGATGTCCAACGTGCTGCTGAAGGGCGGCGTCGGGCGCGATCTCTTCGCCGCCGTGCAGGCCTGGGTCGGCCACTGGCCGGGCGGCCTTGCCATCGCCACCATCCTGTCCTGCGGCATCTTCGCGGCGATCTCCGGCTCCTCCGTCGCCACGGCCGCGACCATCGGCACCGTGGCGATCCCGGAAATGACCTCGCGCGGCTACCCGCGCCGCTTCGTGCTCGGCCTTCTGGCCGCCGGCGGCACGCTCGGCATCCTCATTCCGCCCTCGATCCCGATGATCGTCTACGGCGTCATCACCGAGGAATCGATCATCGCCCTGTTCCTGGCCGGCGTCGGTCCGGGCCTGCTGCTGATGGTGCTGTTCATCGCCTGGTCGGTGCTCTATGCGAGCTTCGCCGCCGACTACCAGCCGAGCCCGCGCGCCACCTGGGACGAGCGCCGGCGCACCGCCATCCGCGCCTTCCCGACCGTACTGCTCGCCGCCTTCGTCATTTCCGGCATTTACATGGGCATCTTCACGCCCACCGAGGCGGCGGCCATCGGCTTCCTCGGTTCTCTGATCGTCGTCGGCCCGGTGCTGCGTACCCTCGATTGGCCGAAGTTCCGCGATGCGGTCGCCGAGGCCATGACCACCACGGTGGCGATCCTGCTGATCGTCGCCGGTGCCAAGGTCTTCGGCAAGGCGATCACCCTCTACCGAATTCCCCAGGACATCTCGCTGTTCCTGTCCGAACACATCTCGACCGCCGGCATGTTCGTGCTGGTCGTCGCCCTCGTCCTGCTGGTGATGGGCCTGTTCCTGGAATCGCTGTCGATGATCCTGATCATGGTCCCGGTGCTGTCCGGCGCGCTGATGGCGCTCGGCATCGATCCGATCTGGTTCGGCGTCTTCTTCGTCATCATGATCGAATGCGCCCTGATCACCCCGCCTGTCGGTCTCAATCTCTATGTGATACAGGCGGTCGGCAAGGCGAGCATGGGCGAGGTCGCCACCGGCGTCCTGCCGTTCCTCGTGATCATGCTGGCCAGCGCCGCCATCATCTTCTGGTGGCCCGCCGTCGCGCTCTACATTCCCTTCCGATTGTAG
- a CDS encoding isocitrate lyase/PEP mutase family protein: MSSPAARLRAHLAATPLTVMPCCFDGLSAKLIGDAGFPVTFMSGFAVSAARIGAPDTGLISYGEMVDTGRNVCAATGALVIGDGDTGYGNALNVKRTVRGYAQAGFAAIMIEDQVAPKRCGHTRGKLVVDRVEAVNRIKAAVDAREEGADILILARTDARHGHGLDEALERAAAFRDAGADLLFVEAPQSVEEMERICREVPGIHMANLVEGGATPQLPHAELQRIGYRLAAYPLTLLSAVTRAMQEALQVIKAGNHPNEALLDFPSLRKAVGFDAYYEEEANYADRRD; encoded by the coding sequence ATGTCCTCTCCCGCCGCGCGTCTTCGCGCCCATCTCGCCGCGACCCCGCTCACGGTCATGCCCTGCTGCTTCGACGGCCTGTCGGCCAAGCTGATCGGCGATGCGGGCTTTCCCGTCACCTTCATGTCGGGCTTTGCCGTCTCCGCCGCCCGCATCGGCGCGCCCGACACCGGCCTCATCTCCTATGGCGAGATGGTCGACACCGGCCGCAACGTCTGCGCGGCGACCGGCGCGCTGGTCATCGGCGACGGCGACACCGGCTACGGCAACGCCCTCAACGTCAAGCGCACCGTGCGCGGCTACGCCCAGGCCGGCTTTGCCGCGATCATGATCGAGGACCAGGTCGCGCCCAAGCGCTGCGGCCACACCCGCGGCAAGCTGGTCGTCGACCGCGTCGAGGCCGTCAACCGCATCAAGGCGGCGGTCGATGCCCGCGAGGAGGGCGCCGACATTCTCATCCTCGCCCGCACCGACGCCCGCCACGGCCACGGCCTCGACGAGGCGCTGGAGCGTGCGGCCGCCTTCCGCGATGCCGGCGCCGACCTGCTCTTCGTCGAGGCGCCGCAGTCCGTCGAGGAGATGGAGCGGATCTGCCGCGAGGTGCCCGGCATCCACATGGCCAATCTCGTCGAGGGCGGCGCCACGCCGCAGCTGCCCCATGCCGAGCTGCAGCGCATCGGCTACCGGCTCGCCGCCTATCCCCTGACCCTGCTCTCCGCCGTGACGCGCGCCATGCAGGAGGCGCTGCAGGTGATCAAGGCAGGCAACCATCCGAACGAGGCGCTGCTCGACTTCCCCTCCCTGCGCAAGGCGGTCGGCTTCGACGCCTATTACGAGGAAGAGGCGAACTACGCCGACCGTCGCGATTGA
- a CDS encoding amidase produces MSSQELLELSVIELSRKIHGREASAREVMEATLARIEAVNPALNAIVSLRDGDALLAEADAADEELSEGRSRGPLHGIPQAIKDLAMTAGIPTTMGSPVFARQVPEEDGIQVARIRAAGGLFIGKTNVPEFGLGSHTYNPLFGPTRNPYDTTRSAGGSSGGAAAALAARMLVVADGSDMMGSLRNPAGFCNVLGMRPSYGRVPSGPGPESFFDGMATEGPMARSVDDLALLLSVQAGYDARAPQSLPGDGAEFVPPIRSDIAGLRVGWLGDLGGHLPFEPGMLDLCRAAVDVFAGLGCRVEEPAPGFDAERVFQAWADLRSWRVAGKLGGLYEAAATRDKLKPAAIWEIERGRVLTPARLEEASVVRSAFYRAVLRLFEKVDILILPTAQVFPFDVDLDWPKEVGGRTMDTYHRWMEVVVPASLLGLPVVAVPAGFSAAGLPAGIQIIGRPRDDLGVLRVAKAYEQATDWLARKPAL; encoded by the coding sequence ATGTCGTCACAAGAACTGCTCGAGCTGTCCGTCATTGAGCTTTCGCGCAAGATCCATGGCCGCGAGGCGTCGGCCCGCGAGGTGATGGAGGCGACGCTCGCGCGGATCGAGGCCGTCAATCCGGCACTCAACGCCATCGTCTCGCTGCGCGACGGCGATGCGCTGCTGGCCGAGGCGGACGCGGCGGACGAAGAGCTCAGCGAGGGCCGCTCGCGCGGGCCGCTGCACGGAATTCCGCAGGCGATCAAGGACCTGGCGATGACCGCCGGCATCCCGACGACCATGGGCTCGCCGGTCTTCGCCCGCCAGGTGCCGGAGGAAGACGGCATCCAGGTGGCGCGGATCCGGGCGGCCGGGGGCCTCTTCATCGGCAAAACCAACGTGCCGGAATTCGGCCTCGGCTCGCATACCTACAACCCGCTGTTCGGGCCGACGCGCAATCCGTACGACACGACGCGCAGCGCCGGTGGCTCCAGCGGCGGCGCGGCGGCGGCGCTGGCCGCGCGCATGCTGGTGGTGGCGGACGGCAGCGACATGATGGGCTCGCTGCGCAATCCGGCCGGTTTCTGCAACGTGCTGGGCATGCGGCCGAGCTACGGCCGGGTGCCGTCGGGGCCGGGCCCGGAGAGCTTCTTCGACGGCATGGCGACGGAAGGGCCGATGGCGCGCAGCGTCGACGACCTGGCGCTGCTGCTGTCGGTGCAGGCCGGATACGACGCGCGCGCGCCGCAATCGCTGCCGGGCGACGGGGCCGAGTTCGTGCCGCCGATCCGCTCCGACATCGCCGGCCTTCGGGTCGGCTGGCTCGGCGATCTGGGCGGACATCTGCCGTTCGAACCGGGAATGCTGGACCTGTGCCGGGCGGCGGTCGACGTCTTCGCCGGTCTAGGCTGCCGGGTCGAGGAGCCGGCTCCGGGCTTCGATGCGGAGCGGGTGTTCCAGGCCTGGGCGGATCTGCGGAGCTGGCGGGTTGCCGGAAAGCTCGGCGGTCTTTATGAGGCCGCTGCGACCCGCGACAAGCTGAAACCGGCGGCAATCTGGGAAATCGAGCGCGGCCGCGTGCTGACGCCGGCGCGGCTGGAAGAGGCGAGCGTGGTGCGCAGCGCCTTCTACCGGGCGGTGCTGCGGCTGTTCGAAAAGGTCGACATCCTGATCCTGCCGACGGCGCAGGTGTTTCCCTTCGACGTCGATCTCGACTGGCCCAAGGAGGTCGGCGGACGGACGATGGACACCTACCATCGCTGGATGGAAGTCGTTGTTCCGGCAAGCCTTCTGGGCCTGCCGGTGGTCGCGGTCCCGGCCGGTTTCTCGGCGGCCGGACTGCCGGCCGGCATCCAGATCATCGGCCGGCCGCGCGACGATCTCGGCGTCCTGAGGGTCGCGAAGGCCTATGAGCAGGCGACCGACTGGCTGGCGCGCAAGCCGGCGCTTTGA
- a CDS encoding Crp/Fnr family transcriptional regulator, producing the protein MVELRNFLENSFSMEGLDCSLASGLAALARPMSVKPGAILFEAGDPGNGCYAILEGSLKVSIVSVEGDEQLLAVLGPGAIVGELALLDGRARSATVTALKPTRLAFIEKHAFERFADENPALYRHMLYIVGQRLRQANDVLAARSFLPLPGRVAQTLLQLADTFGKPVDKGRILIHYKLSQADIANMAGAARENVSRVLNDWKRAGTISRISGYYCLENPDWLRRASAL; encoded by the coding sequence ATGGTGGAACTGAGGAACTTCCTCGAGAACAGCTTCTCCATGGAGGGGCTGGACTGCAGCCTGGCCTCCGGCCTGGCGGCGCTGGCGCGGCCGATGTCGGTGAAGCCGGGCGCCATCCTGTTCGAGGCCGGCGATCCCGGCAACGGCTGCTATGCGATCCTCGAAGGCTCGCTGAAAGTCTCGATCGTCAGCGTCGAGGGCGACGAGCAGCTGCTGGCCGTGCTCGGCCCCGGCGCCATCGTCGGCGAGCTGGCGCTGCTCGACGGGCGGGCGCGCTCGGCCACCGTCACCGCGCTGAAGCCGACCCGCCTCGCCTTCATCGAAAAGCACGCGTTCGAGCGGTTCGCAGACGAGAACCCGGCGCTCTACCGCCACATGCTCTACATCGTCGGCCAGCGGCTCCGCCAGGCCAACGACGTATTGGCGGCGCGCTCGTTCCTGCCCCTGCCCGGCCGTGTCGCCCAGACCCTGCTGCAGCTCGCCGACACGTTCGGCAAGCCGGTCGACAAGGGCCGCATCCTGATCCACTACAAGCTGTCGCAGGCCGACATCGCCAACATGGCCGGGGCGGCGCGCGAGAATGTCAGCCGCGTCCTCAACGACTGGAAGCGCGCAGGCACGATCAGCCGCATCTCCGGCTACTACTGCCTGGAAAATCCGGACTGGCTGCGCCGCGCCTCGGCGCTGTAG